The genomic stretch GCCACTAGTGTTTACAAAAGAACTTTTGTGAAACCACCTCAACAGGAGATGGAAACCAGTAAAGGATTTCAGGTGACAGGTCAGAACTGCATTCCAGAAAAATCCTTTTGCTAGACAGTGAGGAGGATGGACGGTCAGGGGGCTGGGCAGTGAGGTTCAGAGAAAAAGGTCCGGTTTGAATTGTCCAGAAAGGCAATTCCTGCTGAGCCTGGGCCTGTTGGCGGCAGGGCAGAGGGATCCAAGGGGACTGTGGGAAATTCAGCCTGGCTCCAGCAGGCTCTGCTGACATGATGTTATCTGGGTCCCCAGGGCTGGAAGAGCAACTTTAAAAGCTCCTCCCATCTCCCTTTTTCAGCTGCACTGATAAGCTAGAATTTCTCCGTTACTCAGAAAAGGGTGGGATGGCCTTtgttttgagaaacactgccatCTGGTGGTACCTTTCTGGAATGCCAACTTGCGGTCACATTGCCTTTGTGGTCGCTAAGGCACAATTTGCTCATTCAGAATTCACTGACTCGTTACTTACTGGGtccctatgtgtcaggcactgtgtttgGTCCTGGAATTCAGCAGGGAACGAGGCCCCTGCCTCCACAGAGCTGACATTCTAGTTGAGGAGGCTGACAAGATATGAATAATCACATGAAGGTACCGAGGTTGTGACCCTAGGTCTAGGTGAGATGTGATGACAGTTCCCTGGGGGTGTCAGCTGTGCATGCTGCTTGGTGACATCACAGATGCCAGCGACATGGAAAGAATATGCGTAGGGTGGCATCTGCCTAATTTTCTGCAAAATCTCTCACCTGCCTGGCAGGGGATCATGGTGGGACTTTAGAAATTCCCTTGGTCCGACTGCCCAGCCAGTGCCTGAATCTGGGCTGCCGTCTCCTTGTCAGTTGTCCAGCCACTCTGTGAACACGTCCAGTGACACTAAACTCACTTTTTctagtagatttttttcttttctttttaaaaaatatttatttatttattaactaagAGCAGGTtgcacctggtcttagttgcggctcgctagctccttagttgcagcaggtgggctgcttagttacagcatgcatgtgggacctagttccttgaccacggatcgaacccaggcctcctgcattgggagcacggagtcttaaccactccaccaccagagaagtccccactAGCAGATTTTTCTATTGTAGATTATACCCTCTCGCCTGGACAACTGCAGTAGCTGTTTTATTGGTTTCCCTGATTCTGCCCTGACCCCCACCCGGCAGCTAGAGACATCCTATTAAAACCTTAATAGTGAtaatgtcactcctctgctcagcaCTTGGCAGTGGCTTTTCTTCATGCTTTGAATAAAGTCCAAGTTCCTTACAATAGTCATCAAGGCCCTGTATGCTATCACTGCCCGCCTGTCTCTGACATCACTTCCTGCCACTTTCCTTCCTGCTTTTTATGctctagccacactggcctcctcacTGTCCCTCCAGCATCTAGCCTGGACTctgcctcaggccctttgcactgcctgttccctctgcctggaacacttccCTCAGATACCTACACAGCTCCCTCCCTTACCTTCTCAGATGTCCTTTGTCATGGAGGCCCTCCTTGACCCCTCTATCTAAAACAGTTTCTTATCGCCCTGCACCTGCTACTCTTATCCTTCTTTGGATTTTCTCAGAGCATGGATCGCTAGTTGAAATTACCTCATATATTGTATTGTTTCTTGTCTGTTTCCCCTACTGAATGTCAGCTCCTCCAGGATAGGGGCTTTTTCTGCTTTGCTCCTCTGTGTTCCCGGCACCCGGACcagtgcttggcatgtagtaggccctaaatagttgttgaataaatgcaGAGAGTGCCCTGTtgtattgagtgtttactatctTCCTAGTGCTTCGCATCTGTCATTGCACCAATTCTGTGAGACTATAGCTGGAATCCAAGCTTGTGCAACTCCAGCTTCTTGGCTTGACTCAGATATTCAGTCTCCTTAAGCTCCACTTGCCTCTTCTGTGAGATGGATTTGACAATagcgcaaacacacacacacacacacacacacatatatatatatatatatatatatatatatatatgtaggagTTGGGGTTCTGGTGAGTGACAGGTGGTACCCCCAGAAGAGTTGAATGGAACATAATTTGACAAGGGTTCCATTCGCTATGGTGCGGGCAGGGGGAAGTGGTGTTATAGGAGCCTGGTGAGGGCAGGATCCATGGCTGAGGGTCCCCTCCATGCAGGACTGAGGGTGAGGTGGGTGGAGGGGCGATAAACACCTGGGCTGCACTCTCCTCCCCATGGGTGCCTCACTGGCTAAATTCAATCAGCGGCCAGGGGGCCTCTGTGATGCACAGGCTTCCCTGGGGGGCACAGGGCACAAAGAAGGACTctaaagttgttgtgaggattacatgaagtCTGGGACTTGACTTGCCTGGTCCAGCAGCAGTGACATAATTGACATCGTTATTAGGTGGGTGTTGAAAGCAATAGATGATTGTTAGGCTGTCATACtttatttcctccttccctccttcccctgagCATTTCAACTCTGCTCAGAGTTGAGAGCCACGCAAGGAGTATGTGACTTCCTGAGGTGCCAGAAGCAACACTGTCTGTTTTTACAACACAATCACCTCCTTCCCTCAGTTCAGGaatgtacccttttttttttttctttgcattttcaagTTGCTGAACTGGGATATGTCTCATAGCTGGTGAATGTTTGTCATGAGGACAGACCTGGTCTTTCTTGTTCCCCACGGTGTCtccagcacctaggacagtgccCGACTCACAGGAGATGCTCGGTAAATGTTTGTGGGATGAGTGAACTAATTCTGACAGCAGTAGTGCCCTGTGTGTGCAcaaatgtctgtgtgtgtgtgtgtgtgtgtgagagagagagagagagagagagagggggagagtgaCTGTCAAGGCCTGTCAAGAAAGGcttgacaatttctttttttaaaaaaatttatttatttagttagtttggctgcactgggtcttagttgcggcacgcgggatcttctagttgtggcatgagagctcttagttgcagcatgcatgcgggatctagttctccgaccagggatcaaacctgggccccctgcatttggagcatagagtcttacccactggaccaccagggaagtcaatgGCTTGTCAATTTCTTGTCAAGAAATTCTCTCCCTGGGGAAAGTCCGAAGATCCCACGTTTTGGCCAGATGGCCCTCCCTGTCTGGTTTGGCCCAGTCCTGGTCTGGGACTGTGGACTTGGGTGAAGAAGCTGAAGGTCTCAAATGCCACATCATCAGAAAATACCTACTCACTGGGCCCCTGACTGTGGTGGGCACAGGGGAGCACCTCATGGACATGGCCGCCTAGCaactgccttctttttctttgatgaaatatttcagacataGCCCAATGTAGAGAGAACAATATAATAAACCCTCATGCAAAGCTAAGAAATAAGCCTAGATGAATACCACTGGAGCTTCTgcattccttccctttctcctcagAGGTAACCGCTATGCTGAATTTGGTATTTATAATTCCTGCGgaggggtgtgcgtgtgtgtgtgtatatatgtatatatatatacacacacatatatatattcaatgtatataaaatatatacagtcaGTTCTCATGATGGATGGTTGTTATAGTCTATAAAATCCCCATGAACACTGGATTGACAAgtactgaaccattgctcctaggggaaatatGTACACACCTATCTCACACAGGTTATAATCTTAAATCCTAAAAACAACTCCTTCTCGTAGCTTCTCTTTTAGAAAAGGGAAGAACAAGATTCAGAGGTGTTAAGTGACTGGCCCGAGACTGCCCCACTAACAGGTGCCAGAGCTGAAATTCAAACCCCGTCCTCCCGGTCCCGGAGCTGGAGCTCCTTGAACTGCACCACACCGCCACTGGCTCCCTCCATCCAAGAAGGCAGATCGGGGccttgtttgacctcagctgCAAATGTGCATGTTGGGTGACTCAAAATTTTTGCTGTTCTGCGTATGTCTGTGCATGACTACAAAAGCACCTCAAATATTGGTTTGGGGGTTACAAATCAATTTTTAGCAAATAGGTAAATTCACAAATACCAAATCTGTGAATAGTgaagattgacatatatatacttagGTATGTATATCAATACaatatcatatatatgtgatatacacatatatggtatcatatatatgtaatgtatatattaCCTATATGAATTCTTAAACACTATATAGCGCTCTTTTGCAGTTTTGAAGACTGTATCTAAATAGTATCACACCAGAAATAGCTTCTGCAAGAGGCTTCtttccatccacgttgttgctaGTGTAGTCATGGTTCGTTTCACTGCCGCAGAGGAATAGCTAGTGTTTACCGAGCACTTGCTGTGTGTCAGGAGTGAACGCTTTATATGTCACATCTGGTTGAATCCTCAAGGCCACACTATCAGGTGAATACTATTCTTATACCCATTTGACagtggaagaaactgaggcacagggaggtgaaATCAGTTGCCataagtgcttaggaaatgttaaTTGGAGGAATGGGTGATGGAAACCACTGGAATGATCGCCAACAGGAtgatgggtaaataaaatgtggaattcTAAGTTTAGGTAGACGTATACAGATTTGTCATAGAGAAACTTTTAAGGCACACATGGATTCAGGTTTGCAGAAGTTCTGGTGCTCACTGTGGTGTTTTGGGGGGTTCGGCTTGTGGGAAAGGTGCACAAGACCTGGCCGCTGCCCAAATTCCATAGCAGTTGTCCTTGGAGACGCCACCTTCTCTTCCAGCGGTCTCCTGCGTCGTGGCAGAGTGGAGCGGCTGGAGTCGTTGTGTCAAGCCCTGCCAGGTCTCTTACCGTCTCCGCCAAAGGCGTGTCCTGCAGGAGCCAAGGAACGGGGGTGCTCCCTGCCCCCCATTGGAAGAGCGGGCTGGCTGCGTGGAGTACTGGAGCCACCAGGGGGTGGAGTGCCAACAGTCCTTGCGTGAGTTGGGGTGGCCCTGGGGGTGGCTGTCAGAGGGAACAGCCTGGCTGGACTGCAGGGCCCTCCATAAGTTTCCATGTGGGGTCTGAGTTTAGGGTGggactttgtctttcttttccctcatCCCCCTCCTCACCCTCTGAATGAGGTAAGAAGCTCTGACTTCCTCTAGGCGTCTCGATGTCTTCTTTCTACTCATCTCCCATTGTGAATCAGTCAGGGCTTTGTTTAAATGAAGATGATAGGAAACTCATTTTAAACTGACCTGAGCAAAAATGTGTGGTTCATGTAACTAAGATCCCAGGATCTGcattcaggcatggctggatccaggagctCAAGCAATGTTGCCAGGaacctctctccatctctcagctCTGTTTTCTAATGAGTTGGCCTCATTCTCAGGTAGGCATTCCCCCTGTAATGGTCTTTGATAGCTCCAGGCTTCCCTGCATCCAGCTTAGCAGCTGGAAGAAAAGGCCTCTTTCCCCTTAGTTTCAGCAAATGTCCTTAGTTTCACCAAACCTTACTGCAGTGTCACCCTCCTGTTTTAAATTCTCCAATAGGTACCCCACACCCTCATGAAGCCCAAACTCCTCATCATGGTCTACAAGCTCAAGTGCTCTGGCTCTTACCTCCTCTGACCTCATCTTCCTTCTTCTGTCTACATTTTAAAGGATCATTCTGACCACTGTGGGGACAGTAGACTGAAAGGGGTCAGAGGGCAGCGGGGAGGCCAGGGAAGAGGTGACTGCAGTGGTACAGGCAAGAGAGGAAGGTGTCTGGACCAGGATGGTGGCAGTGGGGTGATGAAAGAAGGAATGtcatttcctctgcctgaaatcctcctccctctcctttgcCACCCACATCTAACTTGCCTGGTTCATCGTTTCCTGTGTAGATGTCAGTTTTCTCCAGGAAGATTTTCCTGACTGCCCCTACTATCTGCCATGCACTTGGCCACATTACTTGACTCTGTGAGGCCAGTGTTACTATgcattttacagaaggggaaaccaaggctcagggagGCACAACACCTGCCCAAGATACATGGCTCATCGCGCATCATTTTATTCAATGCTGACAATAACTGTATGATATAGGTTCTGGTATTATACTCATTTTGCTgacgaggagactgaggctcagaaaggaccAAGATCACTCAGCTGTAAGAGGGAGAGCTGGAACCAGAACCTGGGCTTCTCTGGGGCTCTCCTCACTGCTCTAGGCTACACCAAAAGCAGCACTGGATgttggaagagaagagaaaagggaagttgTGTATTAAGTGTGTTACCTTCTCTAGATCACAAGCATTAATTAGTTCAACACCATATCTTTGATTCAGCCCCATCACTCAGGGAATGGGCAGGGGTAGGGACTTCTTTTGGCTCTTTTTCTCCCTAAGGAATCACCAACCTCTCATGGACTGACCCTCAATTCTCCTCTGTGTTCTCCTCTGTCTGCTCCAGGAAGGAAGAGGCTTGGAAGTTGGCCCAAcaagataattttattaattcatttatctgTCCATACCTCTGTCCCCCTTTTCTTCCATCCTTACATTTTCCCAcctattcattcatctatccgTCTGGTTcttttatcccttcatctgtccaTCTACCTATCATGTCTTCATCCATCCTTTCCATTCATCATCTCTTCTAtcatctctgtctctccttttttccATCCTCCCATCTTCCCATTTACTCATCACCcatccattcttcctttcttatatCATTTcagccacccatccatccattcagttATTaactcatctctttttttctcactcactcacttattcattcatcaaaatcATTCATTTGAAGAACTTTTTATTGAGACTCACTATACAACCCGCTGTGCTAGGCCCTGAATCTAAGAGATAAATATGATCCTGCCTCCATCATTGCATAAGGGGTACTTGTGGGGACTATCTACCCAGTTACAAGACCCCACAGTCTCCTTAGGGCTACCATAGACATGACTCTGACACCAGGAATACCTAATCGTGCTTCCTGTGGTGTCATAGccttgcgggggtgggggggtgctggGCTACCTGACTCTGTTTTCTCCTTGGCCCACAGTCCCTGCTCTGATAACCACAGGCAGCTATGGGAAAGAACGAGAAAAGCGAGGTGTCCCCAAGAAGCAGGAGATAATAGGGTAAGTGGAAGCAAATGAACCCAAAGTCAAACTCAAATTTGTGAACATTTTTCCTTGGATTAGACTTTCATcatgtctctctcttcctttaaTAGCtttaacatctccccatttcttgtCCTGTTACATTTCTAAACTCATGAACATGAACTTTGAGTCCTTAATGATTGGTCTCTATTCAActtcattcacttactcattcacTCAGTGTTTATTGTTTATAGGACAGGTATGTTTATGTTGTTTATATGGGTTAGGCCTTGGGGTTACAGCAAGGAacaaaaaaggacagaaatacTTGTCCTCATGGAGTCTGCCTCACAGgaggcagacaataaacaaacacataGCCTGTCAAATGAtgctaagtgctatggagaaaaatgaagcagggaaGAGGGTGGGTGTGCCAGGGACATCCTTGTTTAGAGGAACTAAGATATTGAAGAGgttatctgggggaagagcatgaTTGGCAGAGGGactagcaagtgcaaaggtcctgaggcagggcATGCCCGGTGTTCAAGGATCAGCAAGTAGTTCAGGCTGGAACTcagggagagtgagagagagtaGGAAATATGAtacactggggggaggggggtggtcagATCACACAGGGTCTATAGGCTGTGGTGGGAAGTTGGGTACTTTCTCTGTATGAGATGGAGTCATGGGAGGGTTTTGGGCAGAGGAATGACAGGATCTGACTTAGGTTTTCACAGGGTCCCTTTGGATGCTATTTGGAGAATGGATCGtagagaggcaaggaaggaacCAGGGAGAACAATGCGGGGGCTACAGCAATGGTCCACATGAGAAATGAAGGTGGTTTGGACCGGGGTGGTAGCCCTGTGCCTTTGAAGGGTGGATTTCAGGGACTGGAGTCAGACAGTGTGTtgctgatggtggtgatgaggTCAAGCttctaggacagtgcctggcacatgatagatactcaacaaatattaattgaaagaATAAGGTCTGAACTAAGGCAGTGCTAAGGGAGATGGAGAGGAGAGCTCTATTTGTTAGGATTCCTTTCACTGCAAGGCACAGAAATTCAGATCAAACTGGCTCAggtgaaaaggaaaattattggTTCATATAACTGAGAGGGAAGTTTTGAAATAATCTAACTTCAAGCATGAACCGGAGCCAAGAGGTCAAATATTATCAggactccctctcccctttctgcCTTCATATACTGGCTTCATTCTCAAGCAGCCTCTCTCCCTGTAGTAGCCAAGATGCCCACCAGCAGCCCCAGATCCTCCCAGCTTAGCAGCCCCAGCTGACGGGGTCCTTCCTCCCAGTCTCATTGTGTAATTTCTGGAGGAGGTTGATTGGTCCTGCTTGGATCCTAGgcccatccctgaaccaatcactgtgaccCAGATGATGAGACCTCTGATTGGTCAGCATGAATTATCTGCCCACTCTAGGGGCAGGTATGGGGAGCCAGGACCAGGCATCCTGATTGATTGCCCCTCCAAGACCACATAGGGTGAGGACAAGAGTTCCCCAAATAAACCACCAAAAGGGCAAGAGAAAGAACGTTGGGAAGATGAAAATTCCAATTATCACAGGCTTCTGGCAAGGACAGGTTCCTGAGGCGTTCTGGGGGCAGCTGAGAGGAAAGGGCTCTGGGCTGGCTTTGGGCTGTTCCTGGAAGAAAACTGTCCACTCCTTGGGCTTCCCAGAGGCTgcagccaccagggggcagcagcCCCACACAATAACCTCCTGGGGTCCTTGACCAGCTGCATCTCTTCCAGCAGGGGGTGCCATTTACCGCTACTTGTAGAAAAAGTTGGGTCGAagtaaaattttagcaaattgggTCTCAATTCAGATACTCCAGAATGGGACAGTTGTTTAAATAATTCTTGCAGTGaatcttttctgtaaaataggatCTTTTACAAAATGTGGTGGAGTGCTTATTGAGGCTTTTGGGGTTAGGCGGTTCCATTTTAGGCactaccacttattagctgtgcgACTCTGGGCAAGTTATCTTTCTGCTCCTCGGTTTCCTAGTCTGTAAGCTGGGGCCAAGATCTACCTTGCAGGGTTTCCCTAGTCCATTGGACCAAATGATTTGGCAAATTTTTGTCGAGCCAGGTCCTAGTCTAGGACTTGgacacaacagtgaacaaaacagatacaaATTCCTGCCTTTGTGGAGCTGACATTACTGCGGGGGCGAGAGATGAGAAGTAAACAATATAATCTTTTGGATAAGGTGTTTGAAGAACTGGCCCATGGAAGCCCTCAATGATGTTAACTTAAAAAAGCAGGAGCCAAGTCTCATGGATACAGATTGAGTTGCCCAAAAGGTTTCTTCTGTAGCAGGGAGAAATTGTATCAACCTGAGCCTACATAGGGCtaggtacacagtaggtgctccataagtGCTCACAGGTGTTTGGGGTGGTGTTTTCCTGTGTGGCTGCAGGTACTGTGTCCAGTTCCGGCTGGGGCCCGTTCCAGGGAGCTGCCAGCAGGTGAGGGCACCCCATGCCCAGTGGACAAGGTATCTGACCCAGGGCCACACAGTTTGTGTGAGGTGTGAGTGGCCTGCCCAGGATGCCAGGAGCCGGCGCTGCTACGGGGATGGTGGAGGGGCCGGAGGGTAAGCCGTGGGACTCGGGCACGGGGAAGTGTGACTGTAGAGCCTGGGGCCTCTCTGCAGCCTGAGAGATGAAGGTGCCCAGGGAGCGGGAGCCTGTTTCCTGGCCAGGGCGGGGCGCAGGAGGGTTCTGATCCCAGTGTCCGAGGAGGAGCAGCTCCTGCcatttccagctgtgtgaccttgggcaatctcataacctctctggacctcaatttccttatctgaaaatgcagataataagAGGACCTCCTCATGGGGCAATAATGAAAGTGAAGTGAGATTGTGCAAGTTGAAGACTTAGCATAGCTCCTGACATCCAGAAAGTACTCAAGAAAAGGGAGCTGGTTTTATTGTTGAATCCTTACAATTCCCTTAAAAGCCAAGTTTGGTTACCCTCATTTCATAGATGGggcaacagaggctcagagaggcattGTGGCTtagtcaaggtcacacaggattTGACCCAGATTTGGCTGTTATCATCCCCCTAGACTCCTCCCACAAGGGCAGATGTCTTGGAAAGCACTTAGCATTACAAGAgtagctaaaatttattgagtgcctactatgtgccaagcattattCTAAGCTCtacatgcattcattcaatacatatttgttgagcacttactattgAGCATGTGCCAGACAATGTTTTGGGTACTGGGGAGATGCAGTGAACAAAGCAGCTGTGGTCCTTCTCTTACGGAGACACATTCTGCTGTGAGGAGACAGACATTAGGCAAGTAAATCTGTAATTTGTCAGATGGGAGATAAGTGTTAGGGAAAGAAAGCAGAATCGGGGAAgttctggggatttttttttttttttttttaaggaaggtgacactaaggaggtgacatttgaacagagtTCGGAAGGAAATGAGGGAGGTAGACATGTGGAGGTTTGGGGGaagggtattccaggcagagggaacagcaagtgcaaaagccctgaggcggGAGCGTGCCACCATTGAGGCTGGCATGGAATGAGCAAGGGGGAGCGTGGAAGGAGGTGAGGACACATTGACACACAGGATGCCCTTGAAACATTCCAAGAGCCCAAAGTGGATACTTTCAGGATCCTCTCCTTCTAGATGAGGAGACTGATTCACAAAGAGGTGCCCGAGGTCACACACCTAGCGAGTGGCAGAAACAGGCTTTGAACCTAAATTGCTCAGACTCCTTGGCCAAGCTCTAAAGACAAGTCTAGACTGTTTCCCACTGACTGTGCTTTTCCATGCAGGGATTATTAGACTGTAGGAACAAGAgctctctctggggtctctcCAGGGAGTTCTGCCATGTCTAAGGATGTTAGTTTCCTGACTTTTAAAATTGAGCAGCCCTGCTCACTGTAAACCTAGAGCAGGGAATGCCAGTGCCTGTTGGGGTGTTAGGGACAGATGTATCTGAACGAGAGACATTGGGACTgcacagatctgggttcaaaccccacTTCTGGCCCTTACTAGGTATGTGACTCTGGGCAAACCCTTCTTACCCTGACAGTCCCCACCACTCAGATGGTGGGAAGGATCCTGAGCCCTTTGCACAGCACCTGGCTCCTCGTAGATGCTTAGTAGTGGAAGCTGCTCTTGTCATGTTTaacctataaaatgggtataataatatatgtcctttgtgaaaatgacatgtgataaatgtgatgaacctggcacatagtaggtgcccaataaataaatGGCAGACAATAGGGAGGCCCTCTCAGCCAACCTTCCTCCAACCTCTCCCCCCCACCACTTACTCGTCCTAGACCTGAGATTCTACCATTAGAGATTCATTCTTTGGACTAGATGCTCACTTATTagagcctcagtttacttatcCATCTTTGAATAAGCCTTTCTAGCCCTAAAACTCTGATTAATCCCAAACTTCTCTTTTTGGATGCAAATACTCCAGGAACATGGCACTTGGGTGAGGCTGAGATGAGGGTCGCAGGCACTGCTGCCTCTACCAGGCATGGGTGGGGATAGAAAGTAGAGCCAGGTCTGTGCCAGGCAGGGGCATCtttccctgctcccaccccagccAGGCCAGGCTCACAGAACAGGTGACGGAAGGTCTGATTGGGGGCATGAGCTCACCaggcaggactgggcagaggaggaggatCAAAGGGAGGATGGAGATGAGCTGCCAGCCAGATTCTTTCCATGGGCAGCTGGTGAGGGCGGGCATGCAAAGGGCCCAGCCCCGGGGAGGGTTAGCCTGCCAGTTGGGG from Balaenoptera acutorostrata chromosome 15, mBalAcu1.1, whole genome shotgun sequence encodes the following:
- the LOC103002397 gene encoding somatomedin-B and thrombospondin type-1 domain-containing protein-like, with product MAPRGAAPILPLALALTAVAAVSWARGPSGTLWFRQGCAALGRCCPGRDPTCAARGPPRCFCDQACREVRDCCPDYARACPAVSCVVAEWSGWSRCVKPCQVSYRLRQRRVLQEPRNGGAPCPPLEERAGCVEYWSHQGVECQQSLLPALITTGSYGKEREKRGVPKKQEIIGYCVQFRLGPVPGSCQQVRAPHAQWTRYLTQGHTVCVRCEWPAQDARSRRCYGDGGGAGGHQLSLWQAAGHPRCRGTWERLGQLRDCSCPEVHSLVFL